The Thermoflexus hugenholtzii JAD2 DNA window GGGAAGGGGGGCTGACCGTCGGCGCCGGCGTGGTCACCAAAATCCTCGACTAACCCCTGGGCTTACGGCGGCTGGACATCCTGACCCCGTTCCGGTTAAAATATAGGAGGCGAGGCGCTGGGGCGGTTGCCCTCTGGGCTCGCCCCAGCGCAAATCCCCGGAATCCATCGAGACCGTCGAGGGCGCAATGGCGAAAGAGGTGCGGGTGGTGATCACCCTGGCGTGCACGGAATGCAAGGAACGGAATTACACGACCCAGAAAAACCGGAACAACGACCCGAACCGCCTGGAGCTGCGCAAGTATTGTCCCCGATGCCGCAAGCACACGCTGCATCGGGAGACGCGCTGAGATTTTCCTCATTTATTGCTCGCAGGCCGGTAGCTCAACAGGCAGAGCAGCGGACTCCAAATCCGCAGGTTCCAGGTTCGAGTCCTGGCCGGCCTGCCTGGGGTTCTCTAATGGGACACCGCTTGGCGGTGTCCCAATTTGTGTAAGGGGGATGTGGCCTCGGCCCCTATCAAGGGGAGAGGTGGCTTCGAAGTCCCGGCGGTCTGGCCGGGAGATCTCTTGCAGGGAGCGCATCCGGTGGCGAAGGTAGCGGAGACCCGGCGGTGGCTGCGGGGCGACTGGGCCCCGCTGCGCTATCTGCGGGAGGTCCAGGGGGAGCTGAAAAAGGTCCGCTGGCCGGACCGGCAGGAGCTCTACCGGTTGACGGGGGTGGTCCTGTCGGTCACCATCGGCATGTCGATCCTCCTGGGGCTGGTCGATTATTTCTTCTTCTGGCTGTTCGGCGGCATCTTCACCACGCCCCAGGATCCCCTGCGGCTCGGGATCGCCGTAGTGGGCAGTTTGATCGGGCTGGGCGCCCTCGCCTTCGCCCTCAGCCGCGAGTGAGGTGGGGCGGGTGAGGACAGGGCACCCCAACCTTCTCTGGAATGCGTCATGGAAAGGAGATCCTATGGAGGAAGAGCGGTCAGTGCCACAGGAGCCGGCGGAGGTCGATACGGAGGCGCTGGAGGAGCTGCTGCGCGAGCTGGAACTGGAAGAGCCGGCCTCCGCTCCTCCCGAGAAAGGAGAGGAGCCCGTCATGGAACCCCTTCAGGCTCCCGGCGAAGGCGCGGTAGAAGCCTCCGCCGAACCCGCCTGGTATGTGGTGCATTGTTACTCCGGCTCCGAGCACAAAGTGAAGCATAACCTGGAGCAGCGCATCGCCTCCCTGGGCATGCAGCACAAGATCTTCAACATCGTGGTGCCCGAGGAGGAAGAGATCGAGATCAAAGAAGGCAAGAAGCGTCCGGTCCGCCGGCGGATCTATCCCGGCTACATCCTGGTGGAGATGATTATGGATGAGGACTCGTGGGCCGTGGTGCGGAACACGCCGGGGGTGACAGGCTTTGTGGGGATGGGCAACCAGCCCACCCCACTGCGCCCGGAGGAGGTCCAGGCGATCTTCAAGCGCATGGAGAGCAAATCCCCTCGCATCCGGGTCACCTTCAAGCCTGGCCAGAAGGTCCGCATCACCGAAGGCCCCTTCGCGGATTTCGTGGGCATCGTGGACGAGATCGACCCGGACAAGGCGAAGGTGCGGGTTCTGGTCTCCTTCTTCGGCCGGGAAACCCCGGTGGAGCTGGATTTCACCCAGGTGGAGAAGATCTGAGACTTGCGGCCGGGAGCTCTAACTCCGAGGCGGATCTCCCCCGGGGCGGATGGAGGGAGGGATGGCGGTTCAGACGCTACGGCGGTTGTTCACCATCGGATCTTCTCGAAGGGGGTGGGCGACCGGGCGATCGTCGATGTCCAAAACCCAATCCGCCTGGGGGAGCGTTCGGAGCCGCAACCGGACGTGGCGTTGCTGAAGCCCCGTCCGGATTTCTACGCGGGTGTCCATCCGGGCCCTGATGACGTGTTGTTGCTTGTGGAAGTGATGGAGCACTCCGCGGCTTATGATCGGGAGGTACAAAGTCCCGCTTTACGCCCGATCCGGGATTCCGGAGGTCTGGCGGGTGGACCTGGAGGAGGAGGTGGTGGAGGTGTATCAGG harbors:
- the rpmG gene encoding 50S ribosomal protein L33 — translated: MAKEVRVVITLACTECKERNYTTQKNRNNDPNRLELRKYCPRCRKHTLHRETR
- the nusG gene encoding transcription termination/antitermination protein NusG translates to MEEERSVPQEPAEVDTEALEELLRELELEEPASAPPEKGEEPVMEPLQAPGEGAVEASAEPAWYVVHCYSGSEHKVKHNLEQRIASLGMQHKIFNIVVPEEEEIEIKEGKKRPVRRRIYPGYILVEMIMDEDSWAVVRNTPGVTGFVGMGNQPTPLRPEEVQAIFKRMESKSPRIRVTFKPGQKVRITEGPFADFVGIVDEIDPDKAKVRVLVSFFGRETPVELDFTQVEKI
- the secE gene encoding preprotein translocase subunit SecE, which codes for MAKVAETRRWLRGDWAPLRYLREVQGELKKVRWPDRQELYRLTGVVLSVTIGMSILLGLVDYFFFWLFGGIFTTPQDPLRLGIAVVGSLIGLGALAFALSRE